AAGGGCATTCTGAGAGAAAAGCATACTATGCCGCCTCAATTGCTCAAGAACTGGGATTTAAAAATATAGAAATCGAAATCATAAAAATATCTACTTTACTCCATGATATTGGAAAAATTGCTATTGGTGAAAAGGTATTGCAAAAACCAGGCAAGTTAGATAATATAGAATTTAACAACATTAAAAAACACCCGCTTATTAGCGAACGAATTCTCACGCCAGTAGGACTTCCAGGACAACTCCTATCAGCCATTCGCTATCATCATGAATCACCTAATGGAAAAGGATATCCAGATGGTCTTTGTCAGGATGAGATTCCGATGGAGGCAAGTATTATTAAGGTTGTAGATGCTTTTAGCGCTATGATTTCAAATAGACCTTATAGACAGGCATTATCTTTTCAAGAGGCGATAAATCAATTGAAACAATCTGCGGGCGCAGAATTTGATGCTAATATAGTCGAGGTGTTTCAACAAATCATAGAATTAGAAGAAACAAGAAGAAATAAAACAAAAACTCCAGATAAAAAAATATTAATAGGAGATGGAGAACCGTTAAATGCCAATTTGCTTGTCTATGGTTTAGAAAAAGATGGATTTGAGACAATTTGTGCCCATAGCGGAGAGGATGTTCTGGAAAAAGTATATCATACTTATCCAAACCTTATACTTTTAAATGCCTGTTTACCAGATATATTAATTATTATCCGAAGGCTTAAAAATGACCCACGCTCTGGACACATCCCCATCATTACCTTTGGGGCAAAAACGACAGAGCAAGAAATTAAGATTTTAGAAAGTGGAGCAAATGGACATATAACTGATATATTTGAGTCTAAAAAAGTATCTTCACAACTCAATGCCTACCTGCGAAGGACAGACTATGAAAAATCACTTGACCCATTAACCGGCCTGCCTGGCAATTTCTTTATTAAAGAAGAGATTAAGGAAAGAATAAATCAACCTGAAAAATTTGCTATATTATATCTTGATATAGATAATTTAAAGGCAGTTAATAAAACCTATGGTTTTTTTCAAGGAGATGAGGTAATTAAATTAACGGCTAAAATCATCACTGAAACTATTAAAAATATTGGTAATCCAACTGATTTTATTGGACATTGTAGCGGAGACGAATTTACCGTTATTACCTCTGTATCTAACTGGGAGAAAATCGCTCATCAGATAATTTCTACCTTTGATGATGAAATTAAATCTGCATATCCACCTGAATCTTTTTCCACCCATCCTATCCTGACTATCTCTATTGGAATAGTTACCAATGAGAAGATAGAGATAAATAATTATTTTCAAGCCCACGCCTTAGCCTTAAAGGCAATAGAAGAGGCTAAATCCTTACCGGGCAGTTCCTACTATTTTGTCAAATCGTAACTATTTACTCAAGTAAAGTGTAACAAAGGAAAAAGGGGAAATGAAGAAAAATAGGAAAGGAAGGAGTATTTGGGTTATGGTTAGGAAATCAGTAGGGAAGTTGGGTTAAGAAGTTAGTGAAGGAAAAGACTAATTTCCTAATCCCTACGACCAAACAAGCATTTTAACCATCATCTATTTCTTTTCCCTTTTTCCCAGTTTTTCCATTTTTCCTTATGGACACCTTCAGATGGTTAAAGTGTTAAACTATTCGGAACGGTTCATTTTATCGTTTTCCCTATGATTTTTGTTGGAAATTAGAAATTAGAAATTGGGCTTTTGTCTCTCTCCCTAATTTCCAAATTCCAATTTCTAATTTCAATCCGCAAGATTTCAAACAAAAGTGAACCGTCCCTATATGTCAATATTTGAGCTTCATGAATTCGATAATTCATCGAATTTCACTTCGTGCTCTCCGTGCCCTTCGTGGTGAATAGTTACGGTCTTAATAGGTATTGCAATAGCTATCTGTACCTATTTAATTGCTATTTATCTGGAAAAGGAGACCTAAAATGTACGCTGTACTTATTGGAGGAATAGCGATAATTATTTTTGGGCTGATCTTTCTTTATATTGATTATAAAGCAAGACATCCTAAACTACATTGTTAATTACCTGATCACCACCACTCTCCCCGTCACCTTCTCATTTCTATCATTGGTGATAAGATAGATATATACCCCACTGGCACATGAATTACCGGCTTGATTAGTTCCATCCCAGTGAGCTTCATTAGTATCACCCGTTTTCTCATCTACCAATTCACCAGCTAAATTAAATATCTTCAACTTCCAGTAAGAAGTAAGATTTTTAAAGGTAATATATTTACCTGAATGAACAGTAGTTGGTTTAAATGGATTTGGATATACCTGGACATTGGATAAATTGGGTGCGACCAGACTACCAATAGCATAAATAGAAAAATGAGTGATATAAGCGGTTATACGATTATTGAAGGTATCTACTTCCTGATTAGAAGAGGCTAATTCCCAACCAGAACCTGTATAGTAAAATATCCGTAACCGACTTTCATCTAATCCTTTTACTTGCTCATCTGTGTAGCTTAAGGTAATACTTCCTTTTATCTCTAATTTAGTCGCTGGATTTGTTACCACATTAATTTCAATAACTACTGGATTTACATCTTGTGGTATATTAGGTGGCACAGATGGAGGAATAGTAACTTTTGTTATTTCTACATACGCATCCTGGTTAGGTGAATCTTTTTCAATTACTACTACTGTTTTTTCATCCTCTGATTTAATCACAATATCTTCATCAGAATCCTTTGGGATATTGGGTGTTTTTACCTCAAACAAATTACTTGTTCCTACCTTACCAGAACTCATCACCGTAATAAATACATTTGTCCCCGTGCCATTAATCGTTACTGTCCCTTGCCATGTGCCGCTACCAAAGACAATTACTTTTGGAGTAATCGTTCCTGATATATTATGTAGAGTTAAAGTACCTGGATCATTATAATCAAATAAATTATTTCCTACATCTAATGCCTTTACTTTAACATTAAATGGTATACTTTCTGCTTTGGGTGAGGTAATATTATCAAATTCAAAATGGTCTAAAGTAGATATAGGTTTAGCATTTACTTTAACTTCATTGACATCAAAGAGGATAGCCTGGCTATTTATATCTATCATCTTCGTCATTCGATATTTAGCCGGGTTAAAATCAAACTTAATGTCCGTTATTCCTGAATCCTTTACTTTAAATTCAATCTCAGCTAATATACAACTCTCAGATACCTTTCCTTCTAATAATCCACCGGCATAATCTACCGTGTCAACTCCAAATTGAGACTTAATCACCGGAAGATGGTGGGTCAATGATGACATATCCTTCCATACTGCCATATTCGAAGATAGTGACAGTTCCTCCATAAGTAGTAATTGGAATAGGTTGATTATCGCTATCTTTAAGCACCGTCCAACGATTATCAGGTTTATCAAAGACAAAGGAGATAGTAGCGGTGCCTGGTGCTTTAGCCTTAAATCTAACCCTGGCTAATATCCCTGAGCCATCTGCGGTATTAGTGGCAGGAACTAAAATTACACTATAGGCAATCTGTCCGCTATTATTAGTAGCACCGGCATAAAGTAATGATGCCTCTGGAGGAAAAGGTCCTTGAGTAATTTGTATGCCCTCTTCTACAGGATTATCACCTAATACCTCTAAACGATTATGGTCAAAGTCAAGGAAGACATCCAGTCCTGCCAAATTCACCACATCCTTTAACCAGATATCTAAACCAAATTCATCCCCCTTAGTCACGATTTTACTCTCCGGCTTAATCTCTAAGCGAGTACTGCCTAATACATTAAAGAGGGCTTCCTCTTCTACCTGTGTCTTCATTCCCTTTGCAGTAACAGTCTTAGTCCCTCGTACCATTAAAGGAAAAGTAAAGGTAGTAGAAAAAGTCCCCGCATCACTAGCAATAGAAGT
This sequence is a window from bacterium. Protein-coding genes within it:
- a CDS encoding cohesin domain-containing protein, whose product is MVITIKGEYFYSIEPIHIDFGTTFTIATATTNGLGIFNIIFTIDTQPYGTLSITAWGLTSSRKSTISFFITGGRIYILTPISGTVGTIITLSGNGYGINEDIVIHFGTIRSIATSIASDAGTFSTTFTFPLMVRGTKTVTAKGMKTQVEEEALFNVLGSTRLEIKPESKIVTKGDEFGLDIWLKDVVNLAGLDVFLDFDHNRLEVLGDNPVEEGIQITQGPFPPEASLLYAGATNNSGQIAYSVILVPATNTADGSGILARVRFKAKAPGTATISFVFDKPDNRWTVLKDSDNQPIPITTYGGTVTIFEYGSMEGYVIIDPPSSGD
- a CDS encoding T9SS type A sorting domain-containing protein → MEELSLSSNMAVWKDMSSLTHHLPVIKSQFGVDTVDYAGGLLEGKVSESCILAEIEFKVKDSGITDIKFDFNPAKYRMTKMIDINSQAILFDVNEVKVNAKPISTLDHFEFDNITSPKAESIPFNVKVKALDVGNNLFDYNDPGTLTLHNISGTITPKVIVFGSGTWQGTVTINGTGTNVFITVMSSGKVGTSNLFEVKTPNIPKDSDEDIVIKSEDEKTVVVIEKDSPNQDAYVEITKVTIPPSVPPNIPQDVNPVVIEINVVTNPATKLEIKGSITLSYTDEQVKGLDESRLRIFYYTGSGWELASSNQEVDTFNNRITAYITHFSIYAIGSLVAPNLSNVQVYPNPFKPTTVHSGKYITFKNLTSYWKLKIFNLAGELVDEKTGDTNEAHWDGTNQAGNSCASGVYIYLITNDRNEKVTGRVVVIR
- a CDS encoding HD domain-containing phosphohydrolase; translation: MENEFVKCMKQLSVLANQIENGNAENLYRYEDIRDIAKKIAQMVDARDAYNQGHSERKAYYAASIAQELGFKNIEIEIIKISTLLHDIGKIAIGEKVLQKPGKLDNIEFNNIKKHPLISERILTPVGLPGQLLSAIRYHHESPNGKGYPDGLCQDEIPMEASIIKVVDAFSAMISNRPYRQALSFQEAINQLKQSAGAEFDANIVEVFQQIIELEETRRNKTKTPDKKILIGDGEPLNANLLVYGLEKDGFETICAHSGEDVLEKVYHTYPNLILLNACLPDILIIIRRLKNDPRSGHIPIITFGAKTTEQEIKILESGANGHITDIFESKKVSSQLNAYLRRTDYEKSLDPLTGLPGNFFIKEEIKERINQPEKFAILYLDIDNLKAVNKTYGFFQGDEVIKLTAKIITETIKNIGNPTDFIGHCSGDEFTVITSVSNWEKIAHQIISTFDDEIKSAYPPESFSTHPILTISIGIVTNEKIEINNYFQAHALALKAIEEAKSLPGSSYYFVKS